In Lysinibacillus sp. FSL M8-0337, the following proteins share a genomic window:
- a CDS encoding glycosyltransferase — protein MKKILVISNMYPSSDHLSFGIFVKNQVTALEKAGLDVEIAVNTNPATGKKNTIVKYAKWGFSTLMKGLKYRKSIDVTHAHYVFPSGMLSLLLKKMFGIPYIVTAHGGDIERMAKKNARIRNWTASILRESDHVIAVGPVLAKQIEQDFDIAPDKISVVSMGVNRHVFSKGSQAEVRQQLQLAKDPFIFLFVGNVIKQKGVEELLQAFQMLKTKVERPIELKIIGSRRDESFFQSLQPFFSEDVKFIDPLKQQELVKWFQASDVFVLPSHLEGFGLVALEALATDTPVIASKVGGLVSLLGEGAGHLVEPGNAMALSEEMLRAVNTPKDQYMNREAVNEILAIHDEKNITARCIDIYKSAIKGRDDL, from the coding sequence ATGAAAAAAATACTCGTCATTAGTAATATGTATCCTTCATCTGATCATTTATCATTCGGTATTTTTGTGAAAAACCAAGTGACAGCGCTTGAAAAAGCTGGACTAGACGTTGAAATAGCAGTGAATACAAACCCAGCTACAGGCAAGAAAAACACGATTGTCAAATATGCTAAATGGGGATTTTCTACATTAATGAAGGGTTTGAAATATCGAAAATCAATCGATGTAACACATGCACACTACGTGTTTCCTTCAGGGATGTTATCGTTACTTTTAAAGAAAATGTTTGGTATACCTTACATTGTTACTGCTCATGGTGGAGACATCGAACGTATGGCAAAGAAAAATGCGAGAATTCGCAATTGGACAGCGAGCATTTTACGTGAAAGTGACCATGTTATTGCAGTAGGTCCCGTGTTAGCAAAACAAATCGAGCAAGACTTTGATATAGCACCTGACAAAATCTCTGTTGTTAGTATGGGTGTCAATCGACATGTATTTTCAAAGGGGAGCCAAGCTGAAGTACGTCAACAATTGCAATTAGCGAAAGACCCATTTATTTTTCTTTTTGTAGGCAACGTCATTAAGCAAAAAGGCGTTGAGGAACTTTTGCAGGCATTCCAAATGTTAAAAACAAAAGTGGAGCGACCTATCGAGCTGAAAATTATAGGATCTAGAAGAGATGAAAGTTTTTTCCAATCCTTGCAACCATTCTTCAGTGAAGACGTCAAATTTATAGACCCACTAAAACAACAAGAACTCGTAAAGTGGTTCCAGGCAAGTGATGTCTTTGTGTTACCATCACATTTAGAAGGTTTTGGTCTTGTAGCATTAGAGGCACTAGCAACAGATACGCCTGTCATCGCTTCTAAAGTAGGTGGGCTTGTATCGCTACTTGGTGAAGGAGCAGGGCATTTAGTGGAGCCTGGGAACGCTATGGCTTTATCTGAGGAGATGCTGCGTGCAGTGAACACGCCGAAGGATCAATATATGAATCGTGAAGCGGTTAATGAAATATTAGCTATTCACGATGAAAAAAATATTACAGCTAGATGTATAGACATTTATAAGTCGGCCATTAAAGGTAGGGATGACTTATGA